From a single Oxalobacter vibrioformis genomic region:
- a CDS encoding PAS domain-containing sensor histidine kinase: MEPKCAKKQADTASPPEAELAAEYARRIQELEKENQRLTRQLRRLESTLERNKAVALTTRNLDAFRAAEQRKLEQHMQRLLENSPDLIVLLDKEGRFVYCTEIFLKLFNIPHFDRINGRHFEEIYRAFISEKHVEGAIERFSRAKSERTTIDAEITLETGNPDRPHHYTVHVTPVFLSSGEFDGAIVLYHDVTEMQRARTLAEEASAAKSRFLASMSHEIRTPMNAIIGMSDLIRTDNLDNRQRGFFTDIQKMSRVLLQIINDILDFSRIEAGKLEIRPVHFNLVTLCNNIASMSRFLAESKQLHFSHHFSDALPQVVLGDDVRIQQIVTNLLSNAVKYTESGHIHFEVGSEEKEGNTGITFTVTDTGTGMQEEDFPRLFGMFEQVGPDSVRRPEGTGLGLSITKSLLEMMGGDIRFTSTYGKGSTFTATVPLVPGDPMKTETASLSSYVVAKPGVNVLLVDDNPVNLKVAQSFLGRHDIRADKAESGPEAIRMVQEKHYDIVFMDHMMPKMNGTETTRRIHALDDDWCRHVPIIALTANAIPGAKEQFLSAGMSDFLAKPIEGQRLNQVLSKWLPAEKQGLSNGNASTAAEYDEGSDYNAAILDRNEGLKNAAEDPVLYQQLLDNFGSEKGRDFQQIVEAINADDTPLAHRLVHTLKSNAALIGASRLAQAAFAMGKALADDNLPYARIQMKMLDTELRTVMSQLDQAAAKPHPAQRRPEHSDPVKARALITHLMPLLSAGNTRCLDMLPEIEKTFSPFGEAGDLLVRQIADFNFNLARETLLSLEALCRRT; the protein is encoded by the coding sequence ATGGAACCGAAATGCGCAAAAAAACAGGCTGATACCGCCTCCCCGCCTGAAGCAGAACTGGCGGCAGAGTACGCCAGGCGGATACAGGAACTGGAAAAGGAAAACCAGCGACTGACCCGCCAGTTGCGCCGCCTGGAAAGCACGCTGGAGCGCAATAAGGCAGTCGCATTGACGACCAGAAATCTCGATGCATTCAGGGCGGCAGAGCAGCGCAAGCTGGAGCAGCACATGCAGCGCCTGCTCGAAAACAGCCCGGATCTTATTGTCCTTCTGGACAAGGAAGGACGCTTTGTCTACTGCACGGAGATTTTCCTGAAGCTCTTCAATATCCCGCATTTCGACCGCATCAACGGCCGTCATTTTGAAGAAATCTACCGTGCATTCATCAGTGAAAAACATGTTGAAGGCGCCATTGAGCGTTTTTCCAGGGCAAAGTCAGAGCGCACAACGATTGATGCGGAAATTACACTGGAGACCGGCAATCCTGATCGCCCCCATCATTACACTGTCCATGTCACCCCTGTTTTTTTGTCCTCCGGCGAATTTGACGGGGCCATCGTGCTGTATCACGACGTGACGGAAATGCAACGCGCAAGGACACTCGCTGAAGAAGCCAGCGCAGCGAAAAGCCGCTTTCTGGCTTCCATGAGCCATGAGATCCGCACCCCGATGAATGCCATCATCGGTATGAGTGACCTGATCCGTACCGATAACCTGGACAACCGGCAACGCGGCTTTTTTACCGACATCCAGAAAATGTCGCGTGTACTCCTGCAAATCATCAACGACATTCTGGATTTCTCCCGGATTGAGGCCGGAAAACTTGAAATACGCCCGGTGCATTTCAACCTGGTAACGCTGTGCAACAACATTGCCTCCATGAGCCGTTTCCTGGCCGAATCGAAACAGCTACACTTTTCCCATCATTTCAGTGATGCGCTCCCGCAGGTGGTTTTGGGCGATGACGTGCGTATCCAGCAGATCGTAACCAACCTGCTCAGCAATGCGGTCAAGTACACGGAAAGCGGCCACATCCATTTTGAAGTGGGGAGTGAAGAAAAAGAGGGCAATACCGGCATCACCTTTACCGTGACGGATACCGGCACAGGCATGCAGGAAGAAGACTTTCCCCGGCTCTTTGGCATGTTTGAGCAGGTCGGGCCGGATTCCGTCAGGCGTCCTGAGGGAACCGGTCTGGGCCTTTCCATCACAAAAAGCCTGCTTGAAATGATGGGCGGTGATATCCGCTTTACCAGCACTTACGGCAAGGGCTCCACCTTTACCGCCACGGTCCCGCTGGTACCCGGTGACCCCATGAAAACCGAAACGGCGAGCCTGTCCTCATACGTTGTGGCAAAACCAGGCGTCAATGTCCTGCTCGTTGATGACAATCCGGTAAACCTCAAGGTGGCACAAAGTTTCCTGGGACGCCATGATATCCGGGCAGATAAGGCGGAAAGCGGGCCGGAAGCGATCAGGATGGTTCAGGAAAAGCACTACGACATCGTCTTCATGGACCACATGATGCCAAAAATGAATGGCACCGAAACCACCCGGCGCATCCACGCGCTGGATGATGACTGGTGCAGGCATGTCCCTATCATTGCGCTGACAGCCAATGCCATTCCGGGTGCAAAAGAGCAATTCCTGAGTGCAGGCATGAGCGACTTCCTCGCCAAACCGATAGAAGGACAACGGCTTAACCAGGTCCTGTCCAAATGGCTGCCAGCGGAAAAACAGGGGCTTTCTAACGGCAATGCGTCAACCGCAGCAGAATACGATGAAGGCTCGGATTATAATGCGGCTATTCTGGACAGAAATGAGGGCCTGAAAAATGCTGCGGAGGACCCGGTGCTTTACCAGCAGTTACTGGACAATTTCGGATCGGAAAAAGGCAGGGATTTCCAGCAGATTGTCGAGGCCATCAATGCCGATGACACGCCGTTGGCCCACCGGCTGGTGCATACCCTTAAAAGCAATGCGGCACTCATCGGCGCTTCACGTCTGGCACAGGCCGCTTTCGCCATGGGAAAAGCCCTTGCCGACGACAATCTGCCCTATGCCCGGATACAGATGAAAATGCTTGATACCGAATTGCGTACCGTCATGAGCCAACTGGACCAGGCGGCAGCCAAACCGCACCCTGCCCAGCGACGGCCGGAGCACTCTGACCCGGTGAAAGCCCGTGCACTCATTACGCATCTTATGCCGCTCCTTTCGGCTGGCAATACCCGCTGCCTTGACATGCTTCCCGAAATCGAAAAGACCTTCTCGCCGTTTGGTGAGGCAGGCGATCTCCTCGTTCGCCAGATTGCCGATTTTAACTTTAATCTCGCCAGAGAAACGCTCCTGTCCCTGGAAGCGCTTTGCCGCCGGACATAA
- a CDS encoding DsrE/DsrF/TusD sulfur relay family protein, translating into MKALIIFNRDPYDMTDVTWNGLRLADTLRKNGHDVRIFLMNDSVDMARDVCKPPQGYDQDLVQMLKDLIRDGVTVRVCGTCMARCGIYANHPYFEGAEHSTMQALSEWVVDSDRIITF; encoded by the coding sequence ATGAAAGCATTAATCATTTTCAATCGTGACCCATATGACATGACGGATGTCACATGGAACGGCCTCAGGCTGGCCGATACGCTCCGGAAGAACGGGCACGACGTACGGATTTTCCTGATGAATGACTCGGTTGATATGGCGCGTGATGTTTGCAAACCGCCGCAAGGCTATGACCAGGATCTGGTGCAGATGCTCAAGGACCTGATCCGGGATGGGGTAACAGTCAGGGTTTGCGGCACCTGCATGGCGCGTTGTGGTATTTATGCCAACCATCCGTACTTTGAAGGGGCAGAACATTCCACCATGCAGGCATTGTCCGAATGGGTTGTGGACAGTGACCGGATCATCACGTTTTAG
- the trxA gene encoding thioredoxin TrxA has product MAQHTIDITDASFETDVLNAARPVLLDFWAGWCGPCRMIAPHLDELAAQYAGKMIVAKMDVDANPVLPAKLGIRSIPTLMLFKDGKVVAQKAGALSKEHLKQFVDGYL; this is encoded by the coding sequence ATGGCTCAGCATACGATTGATATCACCGATGCGTCTTTTGAAACAGATGTTCTGAATGCGGCCAGGCCGGTGCTGCTGGATTTCTGGGCAGGCTGGTGCGGGCCGTGCAGGATGATTGCGCCGCATCTGGATGAGCTGGCGGCGCAATATGCCGGCAAAATGATCGTGGCAAAAATGGATGTTGATGCCAATCCGGTACTGCCAGCCAAACTGGGTATCAGAAGCATTCCCACGCTGATGCTGTTTAAGGATGGCAAGGTTGTGGCGCAGAAGGCAGGGGCACTCAGCAAGGAGCATCTGAAACAGTTTGTCGACGGATACCTTTAA
- a CDS encoding TenA family protein, producing MSGFFEKLKAESEPSWSDAVTHRFVNELCAGTVDDSVMGRYLIQDHRFINNFLGLLGAAVNYADKFESRIVLGRFIGMISSDENDYFLRSFKALGITEDARLAPSDSAPTKGLKNIMLEAAKSGSYAAAISVLSVAESVYLDWGLRAPKPYPENFIYTEWITLHNNDYFIGFVNFLQRELDRVGPANADICRDFFMRTVQLEKAFFDDAYA from the coding sequence ATGTCGGGATTTTTTGAAAAACTGAAAGCGGAAAGCGAACCCAGTTGGAGCGACGCTGTTACGCATCGCTTTGTGAATGAACTGTGTGCAGGCACGGTGGATGATTCCGTTATGGGACGCTACCTGATTCAGGACCACCGTTTCATCAACAACTTTCTGGGGCTTTTAGGCGCAGCCGTCAATTACGCCGACAAATTTGAATCACGCATTGTGCTGGGGCGTTTTATCGGCATGATCAGCAGCGATGAAAACGATTATTTCCTGCGCTCCTTCAAGGCACTGGGCATCACGGAAGACGCCCGACTGGCCCCGTCGGACAGTGCGCCAACGAAAGGACTGAAAAACATTATGCTGGAAGCAGCAAAATCCGGCTCCTACGCTGCTGCGATCTCAGTGCTTTCCGTGGCAGAAAGCGTCTACCTTGATTGGGGATTGCGTGCCCCGAAGCCGTACCCGGAAAACTTCATCTATACAGAATGGATCACCCTGCACAACAATGATTATTTCATCGGGTTTGTGAATTTCCTGCAAAGGGAACTGGACAGGGTAGGCCCTGCCAACGCCGATATCTGCCGTGATTTTTTCATGCGGACGGTTCAGCTTGAAAAAGCCTTTTTTGATGATGCCTATGCATAA
- a CDS encoding Lrp/AsnC family transcriptional regulator, which translates to MKIDAIDRRILNVLQEDGRIQNVELARRVGLSPSACLRRVRLLEDTGVIVRYVAQINPSLVDAGFTVFARVWLKEQDEKTVNGFIREVMAMPEVMECHLMAGDSDFLLRVTVADLDAYRQFQITRLNPIKDVQNVKTDIPMQQIKQSSRILL; encoded by the coding sequence ATAAAAATAGACGCTATAGACCGGCGTATCCTCAACGTATTGCAGGAGGATGGCCGTATCCAGAATGTCGAGCTGGCAAGACGGGTAGGCCTTTCCCCTTCGGCCTGTCTTCGCCGGGTCAGGCTCCTTGAAGATACCGGCGTGATCGTACGGTATGTCGCCCAGATCAATCCGTCACTGGTGGATGCCGGTTTTACGGTTTTTGCCCGTGTCTGGCTGAAAGAGCAGGATGAAAAGACAGTCAACGGCTTCATCCGGGAAGTGATGGCCATGCCTGAGGTGATGGAATGCCATTTGATGGCGGGGGATAGCGACTTTCTGTTACGGGTGACGGTGGCGGATCTGGATGCCTATCGCCAGTTCCAGATTACCCGCTTGAATCCCATCAAGGACGTGCAGAATGTCAAGACAGACATTCCGATGCAGCAAATCAAGCAGTCATCGCGGATATTGCTGTAA
- a CDS encoding AzlD family protein: MIHNSTLLTIVLMAVVTYLTRVAGYIALRNRTLSKRGVRIMSAIPGCVLISVIAPYFVSGKPADLIALAITALAACRFSLLPTVLVGVISAGVLRHIT, translated from the coding sequence ATGATTCATAACTCAACACTGCTCACCATCGTCCTGATGGCAGTTGTCACCTATCTTACCCGGGTTGCAGGATATATTGCCCTGCGCAACCGTACCCTGAGCAAACGCGGGGTGCGAATCATGAGCGCCATCCCGGGCTGTGTGCTCATTTCAGTGATAGCGCCTTACTTCGTTTCCGGCAAACCCGCTGACCTGATCGCGCTGGCCATCACCGCGCTTGCCGCATGCCGCTTTTCCCTGCTGCCCACCGTTTTGGTGGGCGTCATATCAGCGGGCGTCTTAAGACATATCACGTAA
- a CDS encoding AzlC family ABC transporter permease encodes MSLAAEISPAKKQDTWQGIKDALPVTIGFIPFALLLGAQASRKGLSAVEVPLMTALNFAGGSEFAAIELWSSPPHILLIVAMTFLVNSRHMLMSATLAPLIRHLPRRKALLALFFMCDESWALGLSHARKRADAGEIPVFSLPYYTSVAGTLYLSWVLFTASGAILGPVLGDMETYGFDMAFPAVFFVLLKGMWQGKRTALPWLASLLAAALTCRFLPGAWYVAAGALTGLAVAFWGARKHDS; translated from the coding sequence ATGTCACTCGCCGCAGAGATCAGTCCGGCAAAAAAACAGGACACCTGGCAGGGTATAAAAGATGCACTGCCGGTAACAATCGGGTTCATTCCCTTTGCGCTTCTTCTGGGTGCACAGGCCTCACGAAAGGGGCTTTCTGCTGTTGAGGTTCCCCTGATGACAGCACTCAACTTTGCCGGCGGCTCTGAATTTGCCGCGATTGAGCTCTGGTCGTCCCCGCCGCACATCCTGCTGATTGTGGCCATGACGTTTCTGGTCAACAGCCGTCACATGCTGATGAGCGCGACGCTCGCGCCGCTTATCCGGCATTTGCCGCGGCGCAAGGCATTGCTGGCCCTCTTTTTCATGTGCGATGAAAGCTGGGCGCTGGGGCTGTCGCATGCAAGAAAACGGGCTGATGCCGGGGAAATACCGGTATTTTCCCTTCCCTACTATACGAGCGTGGCAGGCACCCTGTACCTCAGTTGGGTACTCTTCACCGCATCGGGGGCGATTCTCGGTCCGGTACTGGGCGATATGGAAACCTATGGTTTTGACATGGCATTTCCCGCCGTTTTCTTTGTCCTGCTCAAGGGGATGTGGCAAGGAAAACGCACGGCCCTGCCCTGGCTTGCCAGCCTGCTGGCTGCCGCCCTGACATGCCGCTTCCTGCCAGGAGCCTGGTATGTGGCAGCCGGGGCATTGACCGGCCTTGCCGTTGCTTTTTGGGGAGCACGCAAACATGATTCATAA
- a CDS encoding diguanylate cyclase: MENHQQFTLLVVDDEKTNLMVLHKILYPEYNIITATSGEEALSRAIEHLPDLILLDIILPDINGFDVLLQLKQLSETRNIPVIIVSGLNSEGAEEKGFFFGAVDYITKPFKNTIVKARVRTHLQTVQNIRTIEKLGMIDTLTNIANRRSFNERIEMEWRRAIRKQVPISLLMLDVDRFKIYNDTYGHPQGDMLLRTITQVFTDTLNRPGDMPARLGGEEFAIILPDTTMDAALSVAEKIRSAVEKARIIAAVPEADIETSTSISIGVISTVPGNEESLASFIVRADEYLYAAKNSGRNRVCSERG, encoded by the coding sequence ATGGAAAACCATCAGCAATTCACCCTACTGGTCGTCGACGATGAAAAGACGAACCTGATGGTGCTCCATAAAATCCTTTACCCGGAATACAACATCATCACAGCCACATCCGGGGAAGAAGCCTTGAGCCGTGCCATTGAACACCTTCCCGACCTGATCCTGCTTGACATCATCCTGCCTGACATCAACGGGTTTGATGTCCTTTTGCAACTGAAGCAACTGTCGGAAACGAGAAATATCCCTGTCATCATTGTTTCCGGCCTGAACAGCGAAGGGGCCGAAGAAAAAGGGTTTTTCTTCGGTGCGGTGGATTACATTACCAAGCCCTTCAAAAACACGATCGTCAAGGCAAGGGTACGTACCCACCTGCAAACCGTACAGAACATCCGCACGATCGAAAAACTCGGCATGATCGATACACTGACCAATATCGCAAACCGCCGGAGTTTCAATGAGCGGATCGAAATGGAATGGCGCCGCGCAATCCGCAAGCAGGTTCCGATCTCCCTTCTGATGCTTGATGTGGATCGTTTCAAGATTTATAACGATACCTACGGCCACCCGCAGGGAGACATGCTCCTCAGGACAATCACGCAGGTTTTTACCGATACCCTTAACCGGCCGGGTGATATGCCTGCCCGGCTGGGTGGCGAGGAATTTGCCATCATTCTGCCGGACACCACGATGGATGCCGCCCTTTCCGTTGCAGAGAAAATCCGTTCTGCCGTGGAAAAAGCACGGATCATTGCCGCCGTTCCCGAAGCGGATATTGAAACATCCACGAGCATCAGCATCGGCGTTATTTCTACTGTGCCTGGCAATGAGGAAAGCCTCGCCTCTTTTATTGTCCGTGCGGATGAATACCTCTACGCCGCGAAAAACTCCGGCCGCAACCGCGTCTGCTCTGAGCGGGGTTAG
- a CDS encoding ArsR/SmtB family transcription factor — translation MTRELRNMLYEQVARIGKAVSSPKRLELLELLAQGEKTVEALATETGIDIRLASAHLRVLRNARLVTTRREGKNIIYALAGQDVATLLVRMREVAEEHLLELKMALNQIVTNPGTLTAYGREAFLEMAGRGEVFVIDVRPEKEYAQGHLPFARSMPVEEILKRIGELPKDKEIVAYCRGPFCLLSDTAIALLAARGYTVSKITDGVAEWQAAGLPVEAIKE, via the coding sequence ATGACACGCGAACTCAGAAACATGCTTTACGAACAGGTGGCCCGTATCGGGAAAGCGGTATCCAGCCCCAAACGGCTGGAATTGCTGGAACTCCTGGCACAGGGCGAAAAAACCGTGGAAGCGCTGGCAACAGAGACGGGTATCGATATCCGGCTGGCCAGTGCCCATTTGCGGGTACTGCGAAACGCGCGCCTGGTGACGACACGCCGGGAAGGAAAAAACATCATCTACGCCCTTGCCGGACAGGATGTAGCAACGCTGCTGGTCAGGATGCGTGAAGTGGCTGAAGAACATCTGCTGGAACTGAAGATGGCATTGAACCAGATCGTGACCAATCCCGGTACGCTCACCGCATATGGCAGGGAAGCGTTTCTGGAAATGGCCGGCCGCGGTGAAGTATTTGTGATTGATGTCCGTCCGGAGAAGGAGTATGCACAGGGGCATCTGCCTTTTGCGCGTTCCATGCCGGTAGAAGAGATTCTGAAGCGAATCGGTGAACTGCCAAAGGACAAGGAGATTGTTGCCTACTGCCGCGGACCATTCTGCCTGCTTTCGGATACAGCCATTGCGCTTCTGGCCGCTAGGGGCTACACGGTTAGCAAGATAACTGACGGCGTGGCCGAATGGCAGGCTGCCGGATTGCCGGTAGAGGCCATTAAGGAATAA
- a CDS encoding flavin reductase family protein, producing MKTHIASVPLEQVLRLLNHGPATLVSARHAGVNNVMAASWVCMLDYDPPKVTAIIDKGAKTRELMEKSGMFAIQVPTVSLLKLTYQVGHMSLADEPEKLEKCGVQLFEMEGHDLPLVGGCSAWLACRLIPEARNQETYDLFIGEVVAAWADTRAFKSGRWQFETADPRWRSLHYIAGGHFYAIGEAMDTAEGMPD from the coding sequence ATGAAAACACATATTGCGTCCGTGCCGCTGGAGCAGGTTCTTCGCCTGCTGAACCATGGGCCGGCCACACTGGTATCTGCCCGCCATGCAGGCGTGAATAATGTGATGGCAGCTTCCTGGGTCTGCATGCTCGACTATGACCCGCCCAAAGTAACCGCCATTATCGACAAGGGCGCAAAAACCCGGGAACTGATGGAAAAAAGCGGCATGTTTGCCATACAGGTACCGACCGTGTCCCTGCTCAAGCTGACCTATCAGGTGGGACATATGAGTCTCGCCGATGAACCGGAAAAACTCGAAAAATGCGGCGTGCAACTCTTCGAAATGGAAGGGCATGACCTGCCCCTTGTCGGCGGATGTTCGGCCTGGCTGGCCTGTCGCCTGATTCCCGAAGCCCGCAACCAGGAAACCTATGATCTTTTCATTGGCGAAGTCGTTGCCGCATGGGCAGACACCCGCGCTTTTAAGAGCGGGCGCTGGCAGTTTGAAACCGCAGATCCCCGGTGGCGCAGCCTGCATTACATTGCAGGCGGGCATTTTTATGCCATTGGAGAAGCCATGGATACGGCGGAAGGCATGCCGGACTGA
- a CDS encoding FIST N-terminal domain-containing protein — MLKMLTAYTLETDEADVAVSDILGQLERQSRLLANAVGLIACDVEFIETGVVRALCEQLPFEVAGCTTLTSAVPGAHGQRILSLSVLTSEDVSFSTAISAPLPAEGIGREVENAYEAALSKLPGLPSLILAFTPVMPTISGAVILEHLDTVCNGTPIFGPFSTDYTLAFEESMTILNGEASENTVAFILMHGDVNPRFFVSGSADGNIQKQPAIITKSDGYLLQEVNDMLLSDYLDTLGLKPDNRNAKTAITLPLVVTDETMVPLTRAIYSLTPEGHAICGGKMPVDAALAIGRLDYSAVLEKSTETMRELLAEENINAILMYPCMVRNIMLGPDTDDEIRAIVDMIGDRAPYHLSYAGGEICPMQGSDKRLINCFHNFTFIACVF; from the coding sequence ATGCTGAAAATGCTGACCGCCTATACGCTGGAAACGGATGAGGCCGATGTTGCGGTATCGGACATTCTCGGGCAACTTGAACGTCAATCCCGGCTGCTTGCCAATGCCGTCGGTCTTATTGCATGTGATGTGGAATTTATCGAAACCGGCGTGGTCAGGGCACTTTGCGAGCAGTTGCCTTTTGAGGTTGCCGGCTGCACCACATTGACCAGTGCCGTGCCCGGCGCACACGGGCAGCGGATACTTTCCCTGTCTGTCCTGACCAGCGAGGACGTCAGTTTTTCCACGGCGATATCTGCCCCGCTTCCTGCCGAAGGGATAGGACGGGAAGTTGAAAACGCCTACGAAGCCGCGCTTTCAAAACTTCCCGGCCTTCCCTCGCTTATCCTGGCTTTCACCCCTGTCATGCCGACGATCAGCGGCGCCGTGATCCTGGAACACCTCGACACGGTCTGCAACGGCACACCCATCTTTGGTCCCTTCTCGACAGACTATACGCTGGCTTTCGAGGAAAGCATGACGATACTGAATGGCGAAGCCTCCGAAAATACGGTTGCCTTTATCCTGATGCACGGCGATGTCAATCCGCGTTTTTTCGTATCCGGCAGCGCCGACGGCAACATCCAGAAACAACCGGCAATCATCACGAAATCCGATGGCTACCTCCTTCAGGAGGTCAACGACATGCTGCTGTCAGACTATCTGGATACGCTCGGGCTCAAGCCTGACAACAGGAATGCCAAGACAGCCATTACCCTCCCCCTCGTTGTGACGGATGAAACCATGGTGCCCTTGACACGTGCAATATACAGCCTCACACCGGAAGGGCATGCCATCTGTGGCGGCAAGATGCCTGTTGATGCCGCGCTGGCCATCGGCAGGCTGGATTACAGCGCGGTACTGGAAAAATCAACAGAAACCATGCGGGAATTGCTGGCAGAAGAAAATATCAATGCCATCCTCATGTACCCCTGCATGGTAAGAAATATCATGCTCGGGCCGGATACGGATGATGAGATCAGGGCAATTGTCGACATGATCGGTGATCGGGCGCCTTACCACCTGAGCTATGCGGGTGGTGAGATATGCCCGATGCAAGGCAGCGACAAGCGCCTGATCAACTGTTTCCATAACTTCACGTTTATTGCGTGTGTTTTCTGA
- a CDS encoding sodium/glutamate symporter: MTAVMSFCAICLLLVAGKALRSALPILQRLYLPASVIGGFIGLLVINTLGTWLSPDWFAGFADLPGFLINIVFAGLFLGEAATPLKKIWRLAAPQFCFGQIVAWGQYVVGLGLAIFLLAPLFDVPDVFGNLLEIGFEGGHGTVGGLAATFSELGWSEGADLGYTVATCGLVFGIVIGIIMINVAVRRGYITDVRTYEDQDKMERLGIYRPDAQPEAGKQTVYSDSVDSLALHIALVGIAVLIGYGIKELLVVADSVAPAAVQDLKFLPSLPLFPLCMIGGLLLQAFLRKTRLDFLANHGQMQRITGASLDFLVVAAVASIRLEFVAAYWLPLSILVAGGIIWNVFTLIYIAPRMFEEAWFERAIAEFGQSMGVTATGLMLLRTVDPDKKTVAAEAFGYKQLLHEPFMGGGIWTSLAVPLVMYGKGMTVWGISIAALIIAIACWLRFFKTRNSAAR, encoded by the coding sequence ATGACGGCTGTAATGTCTTTTTGCGCTATCTGCCTGCTGCTTGTTGCAGGCAAAGCGCTCCGGTCAGCCCTGCCCATTCTGCAGCGGCTGTATCTGCCTGCCTCTGTCATTGGCGGCTTTATCGGATTACTCGTCATCAACACACTCGGCACATGGTTGTCGCCGGACTGGTTTGCCGGTTTTGCGGACCTTCCGGGCTTTCTGATCAATATTGTCTTTGCCGGGCTTTTCCTGGGTGAAGCAGCCACCCCCCTGAAAAAAATCTGGCGCCTGGCCGCGCCGCAATTCTGTTTCGGCCAGATTGTTGCCTGGGGACAGTATGTGGTTGGCCTGGGCCTTGCCATCTTTCTTCTGGCACCGCTTTTCGATGTGCCGGATGTCTTTGGCAATCTGCTTGAAATCGGCTTTGAGGGCGGCCATGGCACCGTAGGAGGCCTTGCTGCCACCTTTTCCGAACTCGGCTGGTCTGAAGGAGCCGATCTGGGTTATACCGTCGCTACCTGCGGTCTCGTATTCGGCATTGTGATCGGCATCATCATGATCAATGTAGCGGTACGCAGGGGGTACATCACCGATGTCCGCACCTATGAGGACCAGGACAAAATGGAACGTCTTGGCATATACCGGCCCGATGCCCAGCCGGAAGCCGGAAAACAGACGGTCTATTCGGATTCGGTGGATTCACTCGCATTGCATATTGCCCTGGTTGGCATTGCGGTACTGATCGGCTACGGCATCAAGGAACTGCTGGTCGTGGCAGACAGCGTTGCCCCGGCAGCGGTGCAGGACCTCAAATTCCTGCCAAGCCTGCCGCTCTTTCCCCTGTGCATGATCGGCGGACTCCTGCTGCAGGCTTTCCTCAGAAAAACGCGGCTCGATTTCCTCGCCAACCATGGACAGATGCAGCGCATCACCGGCGCGTCTCTCGATTTTCTGGTTGTCGCTGCTGTCGCATCCATCCGGCTTGAATTTGTTGCCGCCTACTGGCTGCCCCTTTCCATCCTCGTGGCGGGCGGCATCATCTGGAATGTCTTTACCCTCATTTACATCGCTCCCCGCATGTTCGAGGAAGCCTGGTTTGAGCGCGCCATCGCAGAATTCGGCCAGTCGATGGGGGTTACGGCCACCGGGCTGATGCTGCTTCGCACAGTCGATCCTGATAAAAAAACGGTGGCTGCCGAGGCTTTCGGCTACAAACAGCTGTTGCATGAACCCTTCATGGGCGGAGGGATATGGACATCCCTTGCTGTCCCGCTTGTCATGTATGGAAAAGGCATGACCGTATGGGGGATTTCGATTGCTGCACTCATTATCGCCATTGCCTGCTGGCTGCGCTTTTTCAAAACACGCAACAGCGCTGCGCGCTAG